In Simplicispira sp. 125, one DNA window encodes the following:
- a CDS encoding adenylate/guanylate cyclase domain-containing protein, whose product MHNESIDETMQRLQAIVVRETGVGLGAAALAEVQGFLTAGDRLRADWVKTGDATLQAQPREVTLLLADLRGFTEMSALQPAAEVIAALNRCLVRLSEVVLRHQGTIEQFLGDSMRVVFGAPIAHEDDVERALVCAVEMQLAMRDLNLVHLRERLPQVYLGIGVNTGMVMAGRFGSDLFSQYTVMGEEVDLASRIEAFSLRGQVLISESTYQRCWNRVSATAPMQVYVKGRLQPVSLRELVAIPSRKLKVPRQEFRRSHRAGTRVPCLCQLVQGDDVQPRIIHAMILDMSYHGLMLELPERIEPGNVLQLEFDLTLVQYRAVGVFARVVKIKAEKGHWVAGLEFTEISEECRPKVQMFVQLLVASR is encoded by the coding sequence ATGCACAACGAATCCATTGATGAAACCATGCAGCGTTTGCAGGCGATCGTCGTGCGCGAAACAGGGGTAGGGCTTGGGGCGGCGGCGCTGGCTGAAGTGCAAGGCTTTCTGACGGCGGGTGACAGGCTGCGCGCCGACTGGGTGAAGACCGGCGATGCCACGCTGCAGGCGCAGCCGCGCGAGGTCACCTTGCTGCTGGCAGACCTGCGCGGCTTTACAGAAATGTCTGCGCTGCAACCTGCGGCAGAGGTGATTGCCGCGCTCAACCGCTGCCTGGTGCGGCTGAGCGAAGTGGTGTTGCGCCACCAGGGCACCATCGAGCAGTTCCTGGGTGATTCCATGCGCGTCGTTTTTGGCGCACCCATCGCCCATGAGGATGACGTGGAACGCGCCCTGGTGTGCGCGGTCGAAATGCAGCTGGCCATGCGGGATCTGAATCTGGTGCATCTGCGCGAGCGCTTGCCACAGGTTTATCTGGGGATTGGCGTCAATACCGGTATGGTGATGGCCGGGCGCTTTGGCTCGGATTTGTTCTCGCAATACACGGTGATGGGGGAAGAGGTCGACCTGGCTTCGCGCATCGAGGCCTTCAGCCTGCGCGGGCAGGTGCTGATCAGTGAATCGACCTACCAGCGGTGCTGGAATCGGGTGTCTGCCACGGCGCCCATGCAGGTCTACGTGAAAGGGCGGCTGCAGCCTGTCAGCCTGCGGGAGCTGGTGGCTATTCCGTCGCGCAAGCTGAAGGTGCCGCGCCAGGAGTTTCGGCGCAGCCACCGCGCGGGCACCCGCGTGCCCTGCTTGTGCCAGCTGGTGCAGGGCGATGATGTGCAACCCCGCATCATTCACGCCATGATTCTGGACATGAGCTACCACGGCCTGATGCTGGAGTTGCCCGAACGGATCGAGCCTGGCAATGTGCTGCAGCTGGAGTTTGATCTGACGCTGGTGCAGTACCGTGCCGTGGGCGTGTTTGCCCGGGTAGTAAAAATCAAGGCGGAAAAAGGCCACTGGGTGGCGGGCCTGGAGTTCACCGAGATCAGCGAAGAATGCCGCCCCAAGGTGCAGATGTTTGTGCAGTTGTTGGTGGCTTCACGTTAG
- a CDS encoding HNH endonuclease, with protein MTDPRHWRPEQLFMLRWLYPDFKADEVAQCIGRSVGSVHRKAVLLEIGKSDAFKASFSSGRIQAANTDPRMLATRFKPGHKTWNEGVKGSTGLHDNCRKTQFQPGQKPHTWVPVGSYRINTSKGIARLERKMSENPGPNHVRWIPVTRLVWEQHHGPVPPKHIVIFKDSRLATVVLEEITVDKIICISRAQNAMRNSLYSKDHDLGRLAQLKGAITRQVNRINKEHKEKQA; from the coding sequence ATGACAGACCCGCGCCACTGGAGGCCAGAGCAGCTATTCATGCTGCGCTGGTTGTACCCCGACTTCAAGGCCGATGAAGTGGCGCAGTGCATCGGCAGAAGCGTCGGCTCAGTCCATCGCAAAGCCGTGCTGCTGGAAATTGGCAAGTCCGATGCCTTCAAAGCCAGCTTCTCCAGTGGCCGCATACAGGCTGCAAACACTGACCCGCGCATGTTGGCTACCCGCTTCAAGCCCGGACACAAGACATGGAACGAAGGCGTGAAAGGCTCCACAGGGCTGCACGACAACTGCCGCAAAACGCAGTTCCAACCCGGCCAGAAACCGCACACATGGGTGCCAGTGGGCAGCTACCGCATCAATACCAGCAAAGGCATTGCCCGGCTTGAGCGAAAGATGAGCGAGAACCCCGGCCCAAACCATGTGCGCTGGATACCCGTCACTCGCCTGGTGTGGGAGCAGCACCACGGCCCCGTCCCGCCCAAGCACATCGTGATTTTCAAAGACTCACGGCTCGCCACAGTTGTTCTGGAAGAAATCACCGTGGACAAGATCATTTGCATCAGCCGTGCGCAGAACGCCATGCGCAACAGCCTGTATTCCAAAGACCACGACCTTGGCAGGCTCGCCCAGCTCAAGGGCGCTATTACCCGGCAAGTCAACCGAATCAATAAAGAACACAAGGAAAAACAAGCATGA
- a CDS encoding DUF1566 domain-containing protein yields the protein MTTTETTPLQIPAITIELHPGERYAGPVLDAEGRVKHHLVLLPHLPESRLNWDAAKAWATSVGGELPDRQEQALLFANCEPHLQPGWHWSCQEDEEDASYAWSCHFDLGFQGNNHKSFEGSAVAVRLIPPQFLSHSVLFFKAIP from the coding sequence ATGACCACCACCGAAACCACCCCCCTCCAGATCCCCGCCATCACCATCGAGCTACACCCCGGAGAGCGCTACGCAGGCCCCGTGCTCGACGCCGAAGGCCGCGTCAAACACCACCTGGTGCTGCTGCCCCACCTCCCCGAATCCCGCCTGAACTGGGACGCCGCCAAGGCATGGGCCACCAGCGTGGGCGGCGAACTGCCCGACCGGCAAGAGCAGGCACTGCTGTTCGCCAACTGCGAGCCGCACCTGCAGCCAGGCTGGCACTGGTCGTGCCAGGAAGATGAAGAAGACGCCTCCTACGCCTGGAGTTGCCACTTCGATCTCGGCTTCCAGGGCAACAACCACAAGAGCTTTGAGGGCTCGGCTGTTGCCGTCCGCTTGATTCCCCCTCAGTTCTTGAGTCATTCAGTCCTTTTCTTCAAGGCCATCCCATGA